The following are encoded in a window of Thermoanaerobacter ethanolicus JW 200 genomic DNA:
- a CDS encoding DUF4127 family protein codes for MFKKALWFVLTLCIFSLPASTYNEKFTMPKEDIIFIPLDSRPVNTQNVSLLTNMWGKNLILPPQNVLDDYTKPGNFEGLNEWLNEVIPRSNVYAVVISLQQYLNGGLIASRDIKNYKDYEERLSLLYKFLTENENKNIIIFSIIPRLTPTQFSDYQYVKYSDKLKEFSELTDKVDLFNQEKDKARLEKIKKSIPPDVLTKYTELFELNKEINEKLIDWTKEGYIKTLVIGIDDTQKFSMSNMVARKLNQYAKTQQISNKVYVLHGADEIGMEITARLANEYYKQIPRFNVVYDVKDPDKVILPYEGADLKKIVEEKINFIGGKTDSSGECILYVHTHENLGIKNDIQKYKNKGQIFGIADVAYVNMADKKLIDLLFDLNPLSFLYAGWNTPSNAIGTVISEMSLKMVLDKSILPSYKEEDAIKSFIAFSFIRYADDFAYQADVRNKMYKWAESNHMAKDNIDKKTADEELSIKMKPLINTIKGKYIGELVKAGNSSVGIKDIEVKVRYPWNRMFEIEVLPKIILQQGS; via the coding sequence ATGTTTAAAAAAGCTTTGTGGTTTGTACTGACTTTATGTATATTTTCCTTGCCAGCTTCTACTTACAATGAAAAATTTACAATGCCAAAAGAAGACATAATTTTTATTCCTCTTGACAGCCGGCCTGTAAATACCCAAAATGTAAGCCTTCTGACAAATATGTGGGGGAAAAACTTGATTTTGCCTCCACAAAATGTACTTGATGACTACACAAAGCCGGGAAACTTTGAAGGGCTTAATGAATGGCTTAATGAGGTTATTCCTAGAAGTAACGTTTATGCTGTTGTAATATCACTGCAACAGTATTTGAATGGAGGCCTTATAGCATCCCGTGATATCAAAAACTATAAAGATTATGAAGAAAGACTTTCGCTCCTTTATAAATTTTTGACAGAGAATGAAAACAAAAATATAATCATATTTTCGATAATACCTCGCCTTACGCCTACACAATTTTCCGACTACCAGTATGTAAAATACAGTGACAAACTAAAAGAATTTTCAGAGTTAACTGATAAAGTTGACCTTTTTAATCAAGAAAAGGATAAAGCCAGGCTTGAAAAAATAAAAAAAAGCATACCACCTGATGTGCTTACTAAGTACACTGAACTTTTTGAGTTAAATAAAGAAATAAATGAAAAGCTCATTGATTGGACAAAAGAAGGATATATAAAAACATTAGTAATAGGCATTGACGACACACAGAAGTTTAGCATGTCAAATATGGTAGCGCGAAAACTTAACCAATATGCGAAAACACAGCAAATATCGAATAAAGTATACGTACTCCATGGCGCTGATGAAATTGGCATGGAGATAACGGCAAGGCTTGCAAATGAGTACTACAAGCAAATTCCTCGTTTTAATGTCGTTTATGACGTAAAAGACCCTGATAAAGTTATTTTGCCTTATGAAGGAGCAGACCTTAAGAAAATTGTGGAAGAAAAAATTAATTTTATAGGAGGAAAAACCGATTCAAGTGGCGAATGTATATTGTATGTCCATACACATGAAAATTTAGGAATAAAAAACGACATACAAAAATATAAAAATAAAGGACAAATTTTCGGAATAGCAGATGTTGCATATGTTAATATGGCGGATAAAAAATTAATCGACCTGCTCTTTGACTTAAATCCCTTAAGCTTTCTCTATGCGGGCTGGAATACTCCCAGCAACGCAATAGGGACAGTTATATCTGAAATGTCTTTAAAAATGGTCCTTGACAAAAGCATACTTCCTTCTTACAAAGAAGAAGATGCTATAAAAAGTTTTATAGCTTTCTCCTTTATACGTTATGCGGACGACTTTGCCTATCAAGCTGATGTAAGAAATAAAATGTACAAATGGGCAGAGTCAAACCACATGGCAAAAGATAACATAGACAAAAAAACTGCAGATGAAGAACTTTCAATAAAGATGAAGCCCCTTATTAATACAATAAAGGGAAAATATATTGGAGAACTAGTAAAGGCGGGAAATAGTTCTGTTGGCATAAAAGACATAGAAGTGAAAGTGAGATACCCTTGGAACAGAATGTTTGAAATAGAAGTTTTACCTAAAATAATATTACAACAGGGTTCGTAA
- a CDS encoding S-layer homology domain-containing protein, whose translation MSKKALIILTIMVTIVLAVSIPVLHSKAQSKKPFVPVLMYHHLQKEGTFDSKKYGGVIIDPERFEKQMLYLKAAGYHTITLEQLRDFVLYNKPLPPKPIVITFDDGYLSNYTYAYPILKKLGMKAEINIIVSYVPDEVNKQKPEVVIPHFTWQQAKEMADSGIIEIESHTYDLHGYRSNDFKKIPMVMGPVIIDGHLETMEQYKERLYLDFLRSREIIKEKIGKAPICLAYPFGSGNKISDEIAKKVGFEMAFGIKEGVNYYGDNIMKLKRITVRDSDTGQDIVEKINKLSRDTGFIPFWDIKNMWSEKNILSSVIKGIFAGYEDGSFRPNKIISRAEFASLIDRAFLKDKPVLQQEISFKDVSQNAWYYKPIANIVNNGIMKGYEDNTFKPHNPITREEAISVLMKFYEPKENIDFIFDPADKNDISSWAYDFIKKAYENNLIAGTNKDGKIYIYPKKPLTREEAAVLLDKIVKE comes from the coding sequence ATGAGCAAAAAAGCGTTAATCATCCTTACAATCATGGTAACAATTGTACTTGCTGTATCAATTCCAGTGCTACATTCAAAGGCACAATCTAAAAAGCCATTTGTGCCTGTTTTAATGTACCATCACCTTCAAAAAGAAGGTACATTTGATTCTAAAAAGTATGGTGGTGTGATAATCGACCCAGAAAGATTTGAAAAGCAAATGCTTTACCTTAAAGCGGCAGGATATCACACTATAACTTTAGAACAGCTCAGAGATTTTGTACTGTACAACAAGCCTTTGCCACCAAAACCTATTGTAATAACTTTTGATGACGGATATTTAAGCAATTACACGTATGCATATCCTATACTTAAAAAATTAGGAATGAAAGCTGAAATAAATATTATAGTAAGTTATGTGCCAGATGAAGTAAACAAGCAAAAACCCGAAGTTGTTATACCGCATTTTACGTGGCAACAAGCAAAAGAAATGGCAGACAGCGGAATAATAGAGATTGAGAGTCACACATATGACCTCCACGGTTACAGGTCAAATGATTTTAAGAAAATCCCAATGGTAATGGGACCTGTAATCATTGATGGACATCTTGAAACAATGGAACAGTATAAAGAAAGGCTTTATCTAGATTTCTTGCGCTCACGAGAAATAATTAAAGAAAAAATAGGTAAAGCGCCTATATGTTTAGCATATCCTTTTGGTTCGGGAAATAAAATAAGCGACGAGATAGCAAAAAAAGTAGGTTTTGAAATGGCATTTGGCATTAAAGAAGGAGTAAATTATTATGGCGATAATATTATGAAGTTAAAACGAATTACTGTGAGGGATTCCGATACAGGTCAAGACATTGTTGAAAAAATAAACAAGTTAAGTAGGGATACAGGGTTTATTCCTTTTTGGGATATTAAAAATATGTGGTCTGAAAAGAATATACTTAGTTCGGTAATAAAAGGGATTTTTGCAGGATATGAAGACGGATCTTTTAGGCCAAACAAAATTATATCTAGAGCAGAATTCGCTTCTTTGATAGATAGAGCATTTTTAAAAGATAAACCGGTATTGCAGCAAGAAATTTCCTTCAAAGATGTTTCTCAAAATGCATGGTACTATAAACCTATTGCAAATATAGTAAATAATGGAATTATGAAAGGATACGAGGATAACACTTTTAAACCTCATAATCCCATAACGCGAGAAGAAGCCATTAGCGTTCTTATGAAATTTTATGAGCCAAAAGAGAATATTGATTTTATTTTTGATCCTGCAGACAAAAATGACATTTCATCATGGGCATATGATTTCATTAAAAAAGCTTATGAGAATAATTTAATAGCTGGTACAAATAAAGATGGTAAAATATACATTTATCCTAAAAAGCCTTTGACACGAGAAGAAGCAGCAGTACTATTAGATAAAATAGTGAAGGAGTAG
- a CDS encoding stalk domain-containing protein has protein sequence MGRKGKYLFIFLLIFLIYSGTFAYAAETYNIDGKNISYNYPSINIIIDGVKQNPNMKPLMIDNHVFVPVRFISEKMGAQIGYDSTKVWITYDGDKIVLYFYKDTAYVNDKPVKLDSSVKLVNYGYTYVPLRFISEAFKNNVNWDENTNTVYIDSKTGTDTQIASAKLSDQISNTTKTSQSNLNNTSTNQNTQDTSVKPYTVDSIGFTNMNDARSVIILTQDSNYNISKSPNKDAIFVDLNNAVLKNGVYGFALDDKVVKGVIPTQLTPNTVRVIITLSSDAEYSVAQQDGKLIINIQPIITTLPSSLMVNADVVNIRTGPGTQYDIITQVNNGDILSVIDKSGDWYKVKLQNGVVGWIAGWLTIAYNNPNQITSDTSDNLSDRRTLTAGGSQSSRGNIGQALTSLPYAGKGVWYSIYSTMPTTNDLSRFVNARVTHIYLEVATSKAGFPDKWKKWLDDLLPAAHRAGIKVIAWLYTDLKDTTYDASLTAQVANYVTTSGYRVDGIAADIEELPQKDPVTASKMVEDYATQTLKNLPAEMPFIAITYPPQYRPNYPYATMAKYFDAIALMDYWHVSSANYTYDDAKNFVSDSIKKVQFLAGNNVNIEVILHGYDDGYGLPSVDELKGALDASKDAVGYSIYTWNTLNDELKDVFANY, from the coding sequence ATGGGAAGAAAGGGAAAGTATCTGTTTATTTTTTTATTAATTTTTCTAATTTACAGTGGAACATTTGCATATGCGGCTGAAACTTATAACATCGACGGAAAAAACATCTCCTACAATTACCCATCTATAAATATCATCATAGACGGGGTAAAACAAAATCCGAATATGAAGCCCCTCATGATTGACAATCATGTATTTGTGCCAGTAAGGTTTATTTCAGAAAAAATGGGGGCGCAAATAGGTTATGACAGCACTAAAGTGTGGATTACTTACGATGGAGATAAAATCGTCCTCTATTTTTACAAAGACACTGCCTATGTAAATGATAAGCCTGTAAAACTTGACTCATCTGTTAAACTTGTAAACTATGGCTATACATATGTCCCATTGCGATTTATAAGTGAAGCTTTCAAAAATAACGTCAATTGGGACGAAAATACAAACACTGTGTATATAGACAGTAAAACAGGGACAGACACGCAAATTGCTTCTGCAAAATTGAGTGATCAAATTTCAAATACTACCAAGACTTCCCAATCTAATTTAAACAATACTTCCACAAATCAAAATACACAAGATACCTCTGTCAAACCGTATACTGTAGATAGTATAGGATTTACTAATATGAATGATGCAAGAAGTGTAATTATTTTAACTCAAGATTCTAACTATAACATTTCAAAATCGCCAAATAAGGACGCAATTTTTGTAGATCTAAACAATGCAGTTTTAAAAAATGGAGTATATGGATTTGCCCTTGATGATAAAGTTGTAAAAGGTGTTATTCCGACACAGCTTACTCCTAACACGGTGAGAGTAATTATTACCTTGAGCAGTGATGCTGAGTATTCCGTAGCGCAACAGGATGGCAAATTGATAATTAACATACAACCGATTATTACAACTCTACCTTCCTCTTTAATGGTAAACGCTGATGTAGTAAATATACGGACAGGCCCAGGTACACAGTATGACATTATAACGCAGGTCAATAACGGGGACATATTAAGTGTAATTGACAAATCAGGCGATTGGTATAAAGTCAAACTTCAAAATGGAGTAGTAGGCTGGATTGCAGGATGGCTTACAATTGCATATAACAATCCTAATCAAATAACGAGTGATACTTCTGATAATCTTTCCGATAGAAGGACGCTGACAGCTGGTGGCAGTCAATCTTCAAGAGGAAATATCGGCCAAGCTCTTACGTCTTTACCCTATGCAGGAAAAGGAGTATGGTACAGTATATATTCTACGATGCCTACTACAAATGATTTAAGCCGCTTTGTAAATGCCAGAGTAACTCATATTTACCTTGAAGTTGCTACATCAAAAGCGGGATTTCCAGACAAATGGAAAAAATGGCTGGATGACTTGCTTCCTGCTGCACATAGAGCTGGAATAAAGGTCATAGCATGGCTGTACACAGACTTGAAAGACACCACATATGATGCATCTTTGACGGCGCAAGTTGCCAACTATGTTACCACAAGTGGTTATCGCGTAGATGGGATTGCTGCAGATATTGAAGAATTGCCTCAAAAAGATCCAGTTACAGCTTCAAAGATGGTAGAAGACTATGCAACACAAACTTTAAAAAATTTACCTGCAGAAATGCCTTTTATCGCGATCACTTATCCGCCCCAATACAGGCCCAACTACCCTTATGCTACAATGGCAAAGTATTTTGATGCAATTGCTTTAATGGACTACTGGCACGTATCAAGCGCAAACTACACCTATGATGATGCAAAAAATTTTGTATCTGATTCCATTAAAAAAGTACAATTTTTAGCAGGAAACAACGTCAACATAGAAGTTATTTTGCACGGTTATGATGATGGCTATGGACTTCCATCTGTAGATGAATTAAAGGGAGCTCTTGATGCTTCAAAAGATGCAGTTGGATATTCAATATATACTTGGAATACACTAAATGATGAATTAAAAGACGTATTTGCTAATTATTAA
- a CDS encoding putative toxin-antitoxin system toxin component, PIN family yields MRAVIDTNVLISAFISKKSYPAKVIDYWVLNKFNPVVSKEIVEEYADVLTRDKFAVFGTIEKRLDLLNRLLSFDWVLFVYPKQKIEVIKEDPKDNIFLECALEGSCDFIVTGDNHLLQLKEYKNIKIVKAEGFVTIL; encoded by the coding sequence ATGCGGGCAGTAATTGATACTAATGTTTTAATTTCAGCTTTTATTAGCAAAAAAAGCTATCCTGCAAAAGTTATTGATTACTGGGTCTTAAATAAATTTAACCCGGTAGTAAGTAAAGAAATTGTGGAAGAATATGCTGATGTGTTGACACGAGATAAGTTTGCTGTTTTTGGCACTATTGAGAAAAGACTTGACTTGCTAAATAGGCTTTTATCTTTTGATTGGGTTTTATTTGTATATCCAAAACAAAAAATAGAGGTTATAAAAGAAGACCCAAAAGATAATATTTTCTTAGAGTGTGCTTTAGAAGGAAGTTGTGACTTCATAGTCACAGGTGACAATCATTTGCTTCAACTTAAAGAGTATAAAAATATTAAAATAGTAAAAGCAGAAGGATTTGTAACCATATTGTAA
- a CDS encoding type II toxin-antitoxin system Phd/YefM family antitoxin: MEEVIGVDKLRPKLGEYLEKVEKGDVIIVSSRSEPKGVIISYSMYNQLKELEKKAKQLEIMQILNEFRSKAETAGLSEEDVQKEIEEARKCGQ; this comes from the coding sequence ATGGAAGAAGTCATTGGAGTAGACAAATTAAGGCCCAAATTGGGTGAATATTTAGAAAAAGTAGAAAAAGGCGATGTGATAATAGTTTCTTCTCGATCTGAACCCAAAGGAGTTATAATAAGTTATTCTATGTACAATCAATTAAAAGAACTTGAAAAGAAGGCAAAACAATTAGAGATTATGCAAATTTTAAACGAATTTAGAAGTAAAGCCGAAACAGCAGGCTTATCTGAAGAAGACGTACAAAAAGAGATAGAGGAAGCACGAAAATGCGGGCAGTAA
- a CDS encoding CTP synthase, which translates to MAKYIFVTGGVVSSLGKGITAASLGRLLKSRGISVAIQKFDPYINVDPGTMSPYQHGEVFVTEDGAETDLDLGHYERFIDINLTKNSNVTAGKVYWSVITKERKGDYLGATVQVIPHITNEIKERVYRVAKEKNVDVVITEIGGTVGDIESLPFLEAIRQVAIEQGKDNVMFIHVTLVPHLGNTGELKTKPTQHSVKELRSIGIQPDMIVCRTELSLTQDLKEKIALFCNVDVEAVIENRDVESIYEVPLEFEKQKVDEYVLRRLNLPLGQSDLKEWREYVEREKNPTRQVEVALVGKYVDLHDAYISVVEALKHAGVYHRAAVNIRWVNAEHVNDETVEKLLKGADGILVPGGFGDRGIEGKIRAIQYARENKIPYLGLCLGMQCAVIEFARNVAGLKGANSTEFDPDTSHPVIDLMPEQKDIDEKGGTMRLGVYPCKVIEGTKAYEAYKDELIYERHRHRYEFNNQYRELLTSKGLVLSGLSPDERLVEMIELKDHPYFVASQFHPEFKSRPLKPHPLFRDFIGAMLKDKE; encoded by the coding sequence ATGGCGAAATATATTTTTGTAACAGGAGGAGTTGTATCCTCTCTTGGTAAAGGCATAACTGCTGCATCATTGGGAAGGCTTTTAAAAAGTCGCGGCATATCAGTTGCTATTCAAAAATTTGACCCTTATATAAACGTAGATCCCGGCACAATGAGTCCATACCAACATGGTGAAGTTTTTGTTACAGAAGATGGGGCGGAGACAGACTTAGACCTTGGCCATTATGAGAGGTTTATAGACATTAACCTTACCAAAAATAGCAATGTAACTGCAGGTAAAGTGTATTGGTCTGTCATCACAAAAGAGAGAAAAGGGGATTATCTTGGTGCCACAGTGCAAGTGATACCTCACATAACGAACGAAATTAAAGAAAGAGTATACAGAGTTGCAAAAGAAAAAAATGTGGACGTAGTAATAACAGAAATTGGCGGAACAGTAGGAGACATAGAAAGCCTTCCTTTCCTTGAAGCTATAAGACAAGTAGCAATTGAACAAGGTAAAGACAATGTTATGTTTATCCACGTCACATTAGTACCTCATCTTGGTAATACAGGGGAATTAAAAACAAAACCTACTCAACATAGCGTTAAAGAATTAAGGTCAATAGGTATTCAACCGGATATGATTGTATGCAGAACAGAACTTTCTCTAACGCAGGACTTAAAAGAAAAAATCGCTCTTTTTTGCAATGTAGATGTAGAAGCGGTGATAGAGAATAGAGATGTAGAATCAATTTATGAAGTACCATTGGAATTCGAAAAGCAAAAAGTAGATGAATATGTGCTAAGAAGATTAAATTTGCCCCTTGGCCAATCGGATTTAAAAGAGTGGAGAGAATACGTGGAAAGAGAAAAGAACCCCACAAGACAGGTAGAAGTAGCTTTGGTGGGAAAATACGTTGACTTACACGATGCTTATATAAGCGTTGTAGAAGCATTAAAACATGCGGGAGTTTATCATAGAGCTGCTGTAAATATAAGATGGGTAAATGCTGAGCATGTAAATGATGAGACAGTGGAAAAACTTTTAAAGGGAGCAGACGGTATATTAGTGCCGGGAGGATTTGGTGATAGAGGCATTGAAGGCAAAATAAGGGCTATCCAGTATGCAAGGGAGAACAAAATTCCTTACCTTGGATTGTGCCTTGGGATGCAGTGTGCTGTAATAGAATTTGCGAGAAATGTAGCAGGACTAAAAGGAGCTAATTCTACAGAGTTTGACCCGGATACTTCCCATCCTGTAATAGACCTCATGCCTGAACAAAAAGACATAGATGAAAAAGGCGGCACAATGAGATTGGGAGTGTATCCTTGTAAAGTAATTGAAGGAACAAAAGCTTATGAAGCCTATAAAGACGAATTAATTTATGAAAGACATAGACATAGGTACGAATTCAATAACCAATATCGGGAGCTTTTAACCTCAAAAGGCCTTGTGCTTTCAGGTCTTTCTCCTGATGAGAGGTTGGTTGAAATGATAGAATTAAAAGACCATCCTTATTTTGTGGCATCCCAATTCCACCCAGAATTCAAGTCAAGACCTTTAAAACCTCATCCATTGTTTAGAGATTTTATAGGAGCAATGTTAAAAGACAAGGAATAA
- a CDS encoding UPF0175 family protein: MEEQKTIELKIPIQLFTEINAFSSFVKSDKILREALAIGLYVEKVISLGRAAELAGYNLVDFMKLLNNNGIPVINYTEEDYEMDLQAIEKYKELIRINKKQ, encoded by the coding sequence ATGGAGGAACAAAAAACTATAGAGTTAAAAATACCTATACAATTGTTTACAGAAATAAATGCATTTTCTTCTTTTGTAAAATCGGATAAAATATTAAGAGAAGCTCTTGCAATTGGCCTATATGTGGAAAAAGTAATAAGCTTAGGAAGAGCTGCAGAATTAGCAGGTTATAATTTAGTTGATTTTATGAAGTTATTAAACAATAATGGAATTCCGGTTATAAATTATACTGAAGAAGATTACGAAATGGATCTACAAGCAATAGAAAAATATAAGGAGCTTATTAGAATTAATAAAAAGCAATAA
- a CDS encoding histidinol-phosphatase: MAADYHVHIENGPYTIEWLKKFIDSGLSKGLVEIGISEHGHRFKEGYSAYKSDGFRGEWIKSYMDQSISNYVELIKEAKAMGLPVKLGIEADYFPGKEKELKEFLEPYPWDYVIGSVHWIEDWGIDLEESIEEWKSRDTDEVYLEYFNIIEKMAKTGLFDIIGHIDLVKIFGFRAKPYTFDKIRQNIEEISKTGIVIEVSTAGLRKPVGEIYPSKEIMGMIKKYNIPIVVNSDAHNPYDVARDFDKAYAYVKSYGINTLYYFEGRKKLPYNI, translated from the coding sequence ATGGCTGCAGATTATCACGTCCACATAGAAAACGGCCCTTATACTATAGAATGGCTTAAGAAGTTTATAGATTCTGGTTTAAGTAAAGGTCTGGTTGAGATTGGCATTTCTGAACACGGACATAGATTTAAAGAAGGATATAGCGCTTATAAAAGTGACGGTTTCAGAGGAGAATGGATAAAAAGTTACATGGACCAAAGCATTTCTAATTATGTTGAATTGATAAAGGAAGCAAAAGCAATGGGACTACCTGTAAAATTAGGTATAGAGGCAGACTACTTCCCCGGAAAAGAAAAAGAATTGAAAGAATTTCTTGAACCTTATCCATGGGATTATGTTATAGGGTCTGTTCATTGGATTGAAGATTGGGGAATAGACCTTGAAGAATCTATAGAAGAGTGGAAAAGTCGTGATACTGATGAGGTTTATCTTGAGTATTTTAATATAATTGAAAAAATGGCTAAAACAGGTCTCTTCGATATTATAGGGCATATTGACCTTGTAAAAATTTTTGGATTTAGGGCAAAGCCTTATACTTTTGATAAAATAAGGCAAAATATTGAGGAAATCTCTAAAACAGGTATAGTAATTGAAGTTTCTACGGCAGGGCTTAGAAAACCCGTAGGAGAAATCTATCCTTCAAAAGAAATAATGGGAATGATCAAGAAATATAATATACCTATTGTAGTAAATTCTGATGCCCATAATCCTTACGATGTGGCAAGAGATTTTGACAAAGCTTATGCTTATGTAAAATCATACGGGATAAATACTCTTTATTATTTTGAAGGGAGAAAAAAACTACCCTATAATATCTAA
- a CDS encoding type II toxin-antitoxin system RelE family toxin has product MPFEGDIKKLKTSKKERLYRLRVGDYRLIFEIDNVDFAIKVKAFDTRGDIYK; this is encoded by the coding sequence TTGCCTTTTGAGGGAGATATAAAAAAACTAAAAACATCTAAAAAGGAGCGTTTATATAGGTTAAGAGTTGGAGACTATAGATTGATTTTTGAGATTGACAACGTAGATTTTGCTATTAAAGTGAAAGCTTTTGATACAAGAGGAGATATATATAAATAA
- the serA gene encoding phosphoglycerate dehydrogenase yields MRIIVTEKISENGIEYLKKHADVDVKTNISRDELLEIIKNYDAIIVRSATKVDRELIEKGERLKVIGRAGNGVDNIDVTAATEKGILVVNTPAGNIVAAAELTIGLMLAIARNIPQAYHAGLNGDFRRDKFKGVELNGKTVGIIGLGRIGSLVAARLAAFNMRVIAYDPYMPDSRFEKYGVEKVTLDELLQQSDFITIHLPKTEETKKMLSEKEFKKMKKGVRIVNVARGGIIDEKALYNAIKEGIVAAAGLDVLEVEPKYNVERQDFNNPLLELPNVVFTPHIGASTYEAQENIGISIAQEVISALNGNLYGNIVNLPGVKSDEFSQLKPYMKLAEAMGAFYYQINDTPVRLVEVIYRGEISKTNTDIVTLYALKGFLKPVLEEDVSVVNAKLRAKEMGIEVVEGKIEEINHYSSLIILKITDTNGKTTQFAGTTYGEEVRIVEYMGHKVNFEPTEYMLFVKNKDIPGVIGHIGNVLGDFGINISTMQVSPNKNDGTALMIVSTDKEIPDEAVESLNKLNSIIKARAVKGLI; encoded by the coding sequence TTGAGGATAATTGTCACAGAGAAAATATCAGAAAATGGCATTGAATATCTAAAAAAACACGCTGACGTAGACGTGAAAACTAATATTTCAAGAGATGAGCTTTTAGAAATTATTAAAAATTATGATGCTATTATTGTTAGAAGTGCTACAAAAGTGGATAGAGAACTCATCGAAAAAGGTGAAAGATTAAAAGTCATAGGTCGTGCGGGAAATGGCGTTGACAACATTGATGTAACAGCAGCTACTGAAAAAGGAATCCTTGTTGTAAATACTCCTGCTGGAAATATCGTTGCTGCCGCGGAATTGACCATTGGTCTTATGCTGGCTATAGCCAGAAATATACCACAGGCATATCATGCTGGCCTTAATGGAGACTTTAGAAGGGATAAATTCAAAGGCGTTGAATTGAACGGAAAAACTGTAGGCATAATAGGTTTGGGTCGAATCGGTTCCCTTGTTGCTGCAAGGTTGGCAGCATTCAACATGAGAGTAATTGCTTACGACCCTTATATGCCTGATAGCCGTTTTGAAAAATACGGTGTGGAAAAAGTTACTTTAGATGAATTGCTTCAGCAATCAGACTTTATAACAATTCACCTCCCGAAAACGGAAGAGACCAAAAAAATGCTCAGCGAAAAAGAGTTCAAAAAAATGAAAAAGGGAGTTAGAATAGTAAATGTCGCACGAGGAGGCATCATTGATGAAAAAGCCCTTTACAATGCCATTAAAGAGGGCATTGTAGCGGCAGCAGGATTAGACGTTCTTGAAGTAGAACCCAAATATAATGTAGAACGACAAGATTTTAACAATCCACTTCTTGAACTGCCAAATGTCGTTTTTACGCCTCATATTGGAGCTTCAACTTATGAAGCGCAAGAAAACATAGGTATATCCATTGCGCAAGAAGTAATCTCGGCTTTAAACGGTAATCTGTACGGAAATATAGTAAATTTACCCGGGGTAAAATCCGACGAATTTTCACAGCTCAAACCTTATATGAAATTGGCTGAAGCCATGGGAGCATTTTATTATCAAATAAATGATACTCCTGTTAGATTAGTTGAAGTGATATATAGAGGAGAAATTTCGAAAACTAATACAGATATTGTTACTCTCTATGCTCTTAAAGGCTTTTTAAAGCCTGTATTAGAGGAGGATGTAAGTGTTGTAAATGCAAAATTAAGGGCAAAAGAAATGGGAATAGAAGTTGTAGAGGGTAAAATCGAAGAAATAAACCACTATTCAAGCCTTATCATTCTCAAGATTACAGATACCAATGGCAAAACAACACAATTTGCAGGAACCACATACGGAGAAGAAGTGAGGATTGTAGAGTATATGGGACATAAAGTAAATTTTGAACCTACGGAGTATATGCTATTTGTCAAGAATAAAGACATACCAGGGGTTATAGGTCACATAGGGAATGTGTTAGGAGACTTTGGCATAAACATCTCTACCATGCAAGTAAGCCCAAATAAAAATGATGGAACAGCATTAATGATTGTAAGCACAGACAAAGAAATCCCTGATGAAGCAGTAGAGTCTCTAAATAAATTAAATAGCATAATAAAAGCAAGAGCAGTTAAAGGATTGATATAG